A genomic region of Papaver somniferum cultivar HN1 chromosome 7, ASM357369v1, whole genome shotgun sequence contains the following coding sequences:
- the LOC113294687 gene encoding uncharacterized protein LOC113294687 gives MTLRFTVVYHGSFIHWVISWFSVSANLVFGSGITRDDTNKTLMVTAWTIWKDRCTKKFQNKDPNRDISVAEINNLTIFNVHNSSINNAHLQVNRWKPPESGFLKINLDASFKQLNSQGGIGLIVRDFADVCFRVQGEYFDGEMKQGIEVEELECRAMLAAVTLAVMKNFTNVIFESDSEIVIKSINEKISYVYWMNQHFILDIRYLLGRLENWKCISVKREANGVADKLDKKAIITKSHFSFHSTLPRDIKEWIDKENHVAF, from the exons ATGACATTGAGGTTCACTGTAGTTTAT CATGGTTCTTTTATACATTGGGTTATTTCTTGGTTCTCAGTTAGTGCAAACTTAGTTTTTGGGTCAGGCATTACTAGAGATGACACGAACAAAACCCTTATGGTAACTGCCTGGACTATTTGGAAAGACAGATGCACCAAAAAATTTCAGAATAAGGATCCTAACAGGGACATCTCAGTTGCAGAGATTAATAATCTTACTATTTTTAATGTTCATAATTCAAGTATCAATAATGCTCATTTGCAGGTCAACAGGTGGAAGCCTCCTGAGTCTGGTTTTTTAAAAATCAACTTAGATGCTTCTTTTAAACAGCTTAACTCTCAAGGTGGAATTGGTCTGATTGTTAGGGATTTTGCAGATGTCTGTTTTCGAGTACAAGGGGAATACTTTGATGGAGAAATGAaacaaggaattgaagtggaGGAGCTAGAGTGCAGGGCTATGCTTGCAGCTGTTACTTTGGCAGTTATGAAGAACTTCACTAATGTTATTTTTGAGAGTGATAGTGAGATAGTCATTAAGTCCATCAATGAGAAAATTTCATATGTTTATTGGATGAATCAAcattttattttagatattaGGTATTTGCTTGGTAGATTAGAGAATTGGAAATGCATCTCTGTTAAAAGAGAGGCAAATGGTGTCGCAGATAAACTAGACAAGAAAGCTATAATAACTAAGTCTCATTTCTCTTTTCATTCTACTCTTCCTCGGGATATAAAAGAGTGGATTGATAAAGAAAATCATGTAGCATTTTAA